A part of Bosea sp. (in: a-proteobacteria) genomic DNA contains:
- a CDS encoding Lrp/AsnC family transcriptional regulator, translating to MRGSIELDGLDWKLLASLQDDGSRTNAALAEEIGLSASQVSRRRQRLEEQGVIQGYRALIAPVTVGLMVTVFIHVALDTHSRDNARRFRDLVRATPSVLEAHALTGEADYLIKLAVGDLKELSALVNEVFLPHESVARVRSEIVLETLKETSGLPLPASALPRR from the coding sequence ATGCGCGGATCGATCGAGCTCGACGGATTGGACTGGAAGCTCCTGGCCAGCCTTCAGGACGATGGCTCGCGCACCAACGCCGCGCTCGCCGAGGAGATCGGCCTTTCCGCCAGCCAGGTTTCGCGCCGACGCCAGAGGCTGGAGGAGCAGGGCGTGATCCAGGGCTACAGGGCCCTGATCGCACCGGTCACCGTCGGCCTGATGGTGACCGTCTTCATCCATGTCGCCCTTGACACGCATTCGCGCGACAATGCGCGCCGCTTCCGCGATCTCGTGCGCGCCACGCCGTCCGTGCTCGAGGCTCATGCGCTGACGGGCGAGGCGGATTATCTGATCAAGCTGGCGGTGGGCGACCTCAAGGAGCTTTCGGCGCTGGTGAATGAGGTTTTCCTTCCCCATGAAAGCGTGGCGCGGGTGCGCTCCGAGATCGTGCTCGAGACGCTCAAGGAAACCTCGGGCCTGCCCCTGCCGGCATCTGCCCTGCCGCGCCGCTGA
- a CDS encoding tellurite resistance TerB family protein produces MFDAKSLLNALVSAGSQMAQKAAQPTQPGKAGGVGGLLGSVLGQISQVSQGAAGTAPTAGGGHGGIVGSVLGKLQQGAQGAAQQAGGMAGQAGQAATGAFDKLQGRLAGTQAGDLLNRARELAGQNQMATGAALGGLAALVLGSKTGRSVVGSAAAMGGLALIGGLAYKAYQNHQAGQPVPGQAQAAALPAPAGSGFEPEAASNETAILLIRAMIAAAASDGLIDATERQAIVGGLAEAGFDPEGNAWLEHEMANPARLADLAAGAATPELAAQVYTAARLAIEPDTQPEADFLAGLGQSLGLDPGLVGQIDLAAASVKA; encoded by the coding sequence ATGTTCGACGCGAAGTCGTTACTCAACGCGCTTGTGAGCGCTGGCTCGCAAATGGCGCAGAAGGCGGCGCAGCCGACCCAGCCCGGAAAGGCCGGCGGCGTTGGCGGGCTTCTGGGCTCCGTTCTGGGCCAGATCTCGCAGGTCAGTCAGGGCGCTGCGGGAACTGCTCCCACGGCGGGCGGCGGCCATGGCGGCATTGTCGGCTCGGTGCTGGGCAAGCTTCAGCAGGGCGCGCAAGGGGCGGCGCAGCAGGCCGGCGGCATGGCCGGTCAGGCAGGTCAGGCCGCCACCGGCGCGTTCGACAAGCTGCAGGGGCGTCTCGCCGGCACGCAGGCGGGCGATCTGCTCAACCGGGCGCGCGAGTTGGCCGGCCAGAACCAGATGGCGACGGGCGCGGCCCTGGGCGGCCTGGCAGCACTGGTGCTCGGCTCCAAGACCGGCCGCTCGGTCGTGGGATCGGCGGCGGCCATGGGCGGCCTCGCGCTCATCGGCGGCCTCGCCTACAAGGCCTACCAGAACCATCAGGCCGGACAGCCCGTGCCTGGCCAGGCTCAGGCTGCCGCCTTGCCGGCGCCGGCTGGCTCCGGCTTCGAGCCCGAGGCCGCCAGCAACGAGACAGCGATCCTGCTCATCCGCGCGATGATCGCCGCGGCTGCATCCGATGGCCTGATCGATGCCACCGAGCGTCAGGCCATCGTGGGCGGGCTCGCGGAAGCCGGCTTCGATCCGGAAGGCAATGCCTGGCTGGAGCATGAGATGGCCAATCCGGCCAGGCTCGCGGATCTGGCGGCTGGCGCGGCCACGCCCGAACTGGCGGCGCAAGTCTACACCGCGGCCCGTCTCGCCATAGAGCCCGACACCCAGCCGGAAGCCGATTTCCTGGCCGGCCTTGGCCAGTCCCTGGGGCTCGACCCCGGCCTTGTCGGCCAGATCGACCTCGCCGCGGCAAGCGTCAAGGCCTGA
- the hppD gene encoding 4-hydroxyphenylpyruvate dioxygenase has product MGPFPHDTAPPAISPANPMGTDGFEFVEFAHPEPETLKALLETMGFTPVARHRSKNVTLYRQGDVNFVVNAEPDSFAQRFAAEHGPCACAMAFRVVDARHAYDRAIALGAEPFEGKVGPMELNIPAVKGIGGSLLYFVDRYGEKGSIWDVDFVWIGERDPRPEPAGLFYLDHLTHNVQRGRMDHWAGFYEKLFNFREIRFFNIEGKLTGLISRALTSPCGKIRIPINESLDDRSQIEEYLRQYKGEGIQHVAMGSRDIYASVEALRARGLPFMPSPPATYYEKIEQRVPNHGEPLDRLKANGILIDGEGAVALGEKEGRMSKVLLQIFSGTVLGPIFFEFIQRKGDEGFGEGNFRALFESIEEDQVRRGVLTAAE; this is encoded by the coding sequence ATGGGACCCTTTCCGCACGACACCGCCCCGCCCGCGATATCCCCGGCCAATCCGATGGGAACCGACGGGTTCGAGTTCGTCGAATTCGCCCATCCCGAGCCCGAGACCCTCAAGGCGCTGCTGGAGACGATGGGCTTCACGCCTGTCGCCCGTCACCGCTCCAAGAACGTCACGCTCTACCGCCAGGGCGACGTCAACTTCGTGGTCAATGCCGAGCCTGACAGCTTCGCTCAGCGCTTCGCCGCCGAACATGGTCCGTGCGCCTGCGCCATGGCCTTCCGTGTGGTGGACGCCAGACATGCCTATGACCGCGCCATCGCTCTGGGGGCCGAGCCGTTCGAGGGCAAGGTCGGCCCGATGGAGCTGAACATTCCGGCCGTGAAGGGGATCGGCGGCTCGCTGCTCTATTTCGTCGACCGCTATGGCGAGAAGGGCTCGATCTGGGATGTGGACTTCGTCTGGATCGGGGAGCGCGACCCAAGGCCAGAGCCGGCCGGCCTGTTTTATCTCGACCACCTCACCCATAATGTGCAGCGCGGGCGCATGGATCACTGGGCCGGCTTTTACGAGAAGCTGTTCAACTTCCGCGAAATCCGCTTCTTCAACATCGAGGGCAAGCTCACCGGGCTCATCAGCCGGGCGCTGACCTCGCCCTGCGGCAAGATCCGCATCCCGATCAACGAGAGCCTCGACGACAGGAGCCAGATCGAGGAATACCTGCGCCAGTACAAGGGCGAGGGCATTCAGCATGTCGCCATGGGCTCGCGCGACATCTACGCCTCTGTGGAAGCGCTCCGGGCGCGAGGCCTGCCCTTCATGCCATCGCCGCCGGCCACCTATTACGAGAAGATCGAGCAGCGCGTGCCGAACCATGGCGAGCCGCTGGACCGGCTCAAGGCCAATGGCATCCTGATCGATGGCGAGGGCGCCGTGGCCCTTGGCGAAAAGGAGGGCCGGATGAGCAAGGTGCTGCTGCAGATCTTTTCCGGAACAGTGCTCGGGCCGATCTTCTTCGAGTTCATCCAGCGCAAGGGCGACGAAGGCTTCGGGGAAGGCAATTTCCGCGCCCTGTTCGAATCCATCGAGGAGGACCAGGTGCGCCGGGGCGTGCTCACAGCGGCGGAGTGA
- a CDS encoding winged helix-turn-helix transcriptional regulator, translated as MQDRSNGNATLSGQDAEQSGQSGQMPWDLPRFRNWIAVANVHLLVEKAMAAGLVPLSLKLPHYDILANVYRFPGLTQQELANRLLVGRSNLSMLLPELERRGLVRRVPDRDDRRVRRLNLSPEGRILTLRALKVQVQVIENMMAALSAEECATLGDFMRRVGQHMLAHPLPPDGAGPSPWDGR; from the coding sequence ATGCAAGATCGATCGAACGGGAATGCGACCTTGAGCGGCCAGGATGCGGAGCAGTCCGGACAGTCGGGCCAGATGCCCTGGGACCTGCCGCGCTTCCGCAACTGGATCGCTGTGGCGAATGTGCATCTGCTCGTCGAGAAGGCGATGGCGGCAGGCCTTGTGCCTTTGTCGCTCAAGCTGCCGCACTACGACATTCTCGCCAATGTCTACCGGTTTCCAGGCCTCACCCAGCAGGAGCTGGCCAACCGCCTGCTCGTGGGCCGCTCCAACCTGTCGATGCTCCTGCCCGAGCTGGAGCGGCGCGGGCTGGTTCGGCGCGTGCCTGACCGCGACGACAGGCGTGTGCGCCGGCTCAACCTGAGCCCCGAAGGACGGATCCTCACCTTGCGCGCCCTCAAGGTGCAGGTGCAGGTGATCGAGAACATGATGGCGGCGCTTTCGGCGGAGGAATGCGCCACGCTGGGCGATTTCATGCGCCGCGTCGGACAGCACATGCTCGCCCACCCTTTGCCGCCTGATGGCGCAGGCCCGTCTCCATGGGATGGTCGATGA
- the eda gene encoding bifunctional 4-hydroxy-2-oxoglutarate aldolase/2-dehydro-3-deoxy-phosphogluconate aldolase produces the protein MIRQTQAQSTARDLFKLARIVPVVSGDDPDAGVALARALVAGGLPLVEMTLRSPNALAVIRAIAQNVPEAVLGVGTVLEAAQVHAALDAGARFLVSPGMTSELAPAAAQSPVPFLPGIATISEAMRLRELGFSTLKFFPAESSGGVAALRAFQPVLPDLAFCPTGGIDAARAPGYLALANVAGLGGSWIAPAGLIAKGDFAAITALAHDAAQLFKH, from the coding sequence ATGATCCGCCAGACCCAGGCCCAGAGCACGGCGCGCGACCTCTTCAAACTGGCGCGCATCGTCCCGGTCGTGAGCGGCGACGATCCCGATGCCGGTGTGGCGTTGGCCCGCGCGCTGGTCGCCGGCGGCCTGCCGCTGGTCGAAATGACCTTGCGCAGCCCCAATGCGCTGGCCGTGATCCGGGCCATAGCGCAGAACGTGCCCGAGGCGGTGCTGGGCGTTGGGACCGTGCTGGAAGCGGCGCAGGTGCATGCCGCGCTGGATGCAGGCGCGCGCTTTCTGGTGAGCCCGGGCATGACCTCCGAACTGGCCCCCGCCGCGGCCCAGTCGCCCGTTCCGTTCCTGCCGGGCATCGCCACCATCTCCGAAGCCATGCGGCTGCGCGAGCTTGGCTTTTCCACTCTCAAGTTCTTTCCCGCGGAAAGTTCGGGCGGCGTCGCCGCGCTCAGGGCCTTCCAGCCCGTGCTGCCTGATCTCGCCTTCTGCCCGACGGGCGGAATCGACGCCGCGCGCGCTCCGGGCTATCTCGCGCTGGCCAATGTTGCAGGCCTGGGCGGCTCGTGGATCGCGCCGGCTGGCCTGATCGCCAAGGGTGACTTTGCCGCCATCACAGCACTGGCGCATGACGCGGCACAACTCTTCAAGCACTGA
- a CDS encoding permease, producing MDKSSERRLFDWSFWLIAGLTVASVAVVWRRDGVGVVRHIFTEDLWLFVEIVPKVIAGTLIGELVRRLVPREVIVRWLGEGSGLKGLAIASFIGFLFPAGPFTVFPLAAALLVIGADRGAAVAFITGWLLIGLNRMLIWELPFFGGDVVFLRMALCWWMPLAAGLMARWLPVSPGKGSDGARQGP from the coding sequence GTGGACAAGTCCTCTGAACGCCGCCTCTTCGACTGGAGCTTCTGGCTTATCGCCGGGCTGACGGTGGCTTCGGTGGCCGTGGTGTGGCGCCGTGACGGCGTCGGCGTCGTCCGGCACATCTTCACGGAGGATCTGTGGCTCTTCGTCGAGATCGTGCCGAAGGTTATCGCGGGCACATTGATCGGCGAACTCGTGCGCAGACTGGTTCCGCGGGAAGTCATCGTGCGCTGGCTCGGCGAGGGCTCCGGGCTCAAGGGCCTCGCCATCGCCTCCTTCATCGGCTTTCTGTTTCCCGCCGGTCCGTTCACTGTGTTTCCGCTCGCGGCCGCGCTGCTGGTGATCGGCGCCGACCGTGGTGCGGCCGTCGCCTTCATCACGGGCTGGCTCCTGATCGGTCTCAATCGGATGCTGATCTGGGAACTGCCCTTCTTCGGCGGAGATGTGGTCTTCCTGCGCATGGCGCTGTGCTGGTGGATGCCGCTCGCGGCCGGGCTCATGGCGCGCTGGCTGCCAGTCTCCCCCGGCAAGGGCTCGGACGGTGCAAGGCAGGGCCCGTGA
- a CDS encoding YggT family protein, whose protein sequence is MQSVLDVIDLALGLYTWLVIASAIISWLVAFNVINASNDLVRTIWDFLYRVTEPALRPIRKVMPNLGGLDLSPIVLLLIIFFLQSVIARYLRPLVF, encoded by the coding sequence ATGCAGTCCGTCCTCGATGTCATCGACCTTGCGCTCGGCCTTTACACCTGGCTGGTCATCGCATCGGCCATCATCAGCTGGCTCGTGGCGTTCAACGTGATCAACGCCAGCAATGATCTGGTGCGCACGATCTGGGATTTCCTCTATCGGGTCACGGAGCCTGCGCTGCGGCCGATCCGCAAGGTCATGCCCAATCTGGGCGGACTCGATCTGTCGCCGATCGTGCTGCTGCTGATCATCTTTTTCCTGCAGAGCGTCATCGCGCGTTATCTGCGTCCCCTCGTCTTCTGA